A window from Triticum aestivum cultivar Chinese Spring chromosome 6D, IWGSC CS RefSeq v2.1, whole genome shotgun sequence encodes these proteins:
- the LOC123145964 gene encoding uncharacterized protein, producing the protein MATATTSRPSGPVLSIPSYRSASPTRVKLASGSGATRSPGRSVSVSSPSSSTGVAAARSRRSCMCSSTNHPGSFRCSLHKERKHAAPAGSSKPASPPSIRSACSLGSKRMDSGQCARRALAPSPAAQQSQHRRRAGGFRPRPSRLSAVSTAGERPSDNYQ; encoded by the coding sequence ATGGCGACAGCAACCACAAGTCGGCCCAGCGGCCCGGTGCTGTCCATACCCAGCTACCGCTCCGCCTCGCCCACCCGCGTCAAGCTCGCCAGCGGCAGCGGCGCCACCCGCTCCCCGGGTAGGTCCGTCAGCGtctcgtccccgtcttcctccacCGGCGTTGCCGCCGCCAGGAGCCGGCGGTCGTGCATGTGCTCCTCGACGAACCACCCGGGATCGTTCCGGTGCAGCCTCCACAAGGAGCGCAAGCATGCGGCCCCCGCCGGTAGCAGCAAGCCGGCTTCCCCTCCGTCCATCCGCAGCGCCTGCAGTCTGGGCTCGAAGCGCATGGACAGCGGGCAGTGTGCACGCAGGGCCCTCGCGCCGTCCCCCGCGGCGCAGCAGTCGCAGCACCGGAGGCGCGCGGGAGGCTTCCGCCCCAGGCCGAGCCGGCTCTCCGCCGTCTCCACGGCCGGCGAGCGCCCCAGCGACAACTACCAGTAA
- the LOC123145965 gene encoding uncharacterized protein codes for MATAAASRPSGPVLSIPSYRSASPTRVKLASGGATRSPAKSVSVSSSSSSSPAAGKSRRSCMCSPTNHPGSFRCGLHKERKQAAPTGNSKPGSPPSVGSAGSKCTASALVRLVPMESGHWARRALSPSPAAQQSLQRRRAGGSRPGPSRLSAVSVAGDNQ; via the coding sequence ATGGCGACGGCGGCTGCCAGTCGACCCAGCGGGCCGGTCCTCTCGATACCCAGCTACCGCTCCGCCTCGCCCACCCGCGTCAAGCTCGCCTCCGGTGGCGCCACCCGCTCTCCGGCCAAGTCCGTCAgcgtctcgtcttcttcctcctcgtccccTGCCGCCGGCAAGAGCCGTCGGTCCTGCATGTGCTCCCCGACGAACCACCCGGGCTCGTTTCGCTGCGGCCTCCACAAGGAGCGCAAGCAGGCGGCCCCGACCGGCAACAGCAAGCCCGGCTCCCCGCCGTCCGTCGGCAGCGCCGGCTCGAAATGCACGGCCAGCGCGCTGGTGCGGCTTGTCCCCATGGAGAGCGGGCACTGGGCACGCAGGGCGCTCTCGCCGTCCCCCGCGGCTCAGCAGTCGCTGCAGCGGAGGCGCGCGGGCGGGTCCCGCCCCGGGCCGAGCCGGCTCTCCGCCGTGTCCGTGGCCGGCGACAACCAGTAA